The following proteins are encoded in a genomic region of Desulfurispora thermophila DSM 16022:
- the iolM gene encoding scyllo-inosose 3-dehydrogenase — translation MAEKMRAVVLRAEWAPKPDFKLGAKDIEFKQTYLGSKVWRNPVVAVEEVDVPEPGPGEVLIEVKACGICGSDVHMAQPDDDGYIWYPGLTGFPAVLGHEFAGKIVKAGPGAINKRTNKPFVGGEDVCAEEMLWCGRCQPCADGYPNHCERLDEIGFNVNGAFAKYIVVPDRVVWSLDPLKDVYKGEDLYLAGSLVEPTCVAYNAVVQRGGGIKPGDNVVICGGGPVGLAACAILKRMGAARVILSEPEAGRAEIGRKLGADFVINPLKEDFVQRVLELTDGYGAKLYLEATGLPTVVYPLIEQCIWEGRGLNSTVVVVARADAKMPVTGEVLQVRRAQIVGAQGHSGEGTFPRVIEAMATGMNMLPLITKKITLDEVPENLVMLRTDRNECKITCVMD, via the coding sequence ATGGCTGAAAAAATGCGGGCAGTAGTACTCAGAGCAGAATGGGCTCCCAAGCCCGATTTCAAACTGGGGGCCAAAGACATCGAATTTAAGCAAACCTATCTGGGTTCCAAAGTGTGGCGCAACCCGGTCGTTGCGGTGGAAGAAGTGGATGTTCCGGAACCCGGCCCGGGCGAAGTACTGATTGAAGTTAAAGCCTGCGGTATCTGCGGCAGCGATGTGCACATGGCCCAGCCCGATGATGACGGTTACATCTGGTACCCCGGCCTGACCGGTTTCCCGGCCGTCCTGGGCCACGAGTTTGCCGGTAAAATTGTCAAGGCCGGCCCCGGCGCCATCAACAAGCGGACCAACAAACCCTTTGTCGGTGGCGAAGATGTTTGTGCGGAAGAAATGCTCTGGTGCGGCCGCTGCCAGCCCTGCGCCGATGGTTATCCCAACCACTGCGAGCGTCTGGACGAAATTGGCTTTAACGTGAACGGTGCCTTTGCCAAATACATTGTTGTACCCGATCGCGTGGTCTGGAGCCTGGATCCCCTGAAGGATGTCTACAAAGGAGAAGATCTCTATCTGGCCGGTTCGCTGGTGGAACCCACCTGCGTGGCTTACAACGCTGTGGTGCAGCGGGGCGGCGGTATCAAGCCCGGTGACAACGTGGTTATTTGCGGCGGTGGCCCGGTAGGTCTGGCAGCCTGCGCCATATTGAAGCGCATGGGTGCGGCCAGAGTTATCCTTTCGGAACCAGAAGCCGGTCGGGCGGAAATTGGTAGAAAACTGGGTGCCGATTTCGTTATCAACCCCTTGAAAGAAGACTTTGTGCAACGCGTACTGGAACTGACCGACGGCTATGGCGCCAAGCTCTACCTGGAAGCTACCGGTCTGCCCACTGTGGTCTACCCGCTCATTGAGCAGTGCATCTGGGAAGGCCGCGGCCTGAACAGCACTGTGGTGGTGGTTGCCCGGGCCGATGCCAAGATGCCGGTGACCGGCGAAGTATTGCAAGTACGCCGCGCTCAAATTGTCGGTGCCCAGGGCCACTCCGGCGAAGGTACCTTCCCCCGGGTCATCGAAGCCATGGCTACCGGTATGAATATGCTGCCACTGATCACCAAGAAAATTACCCTGGACGAGGTACCCGAAAACCTGGTCATGCTGCGTACCGACCGCAACGAATGCAAAATTACCTGTGTCATGGACTAA
- a CDS encoding zinc-dependent alcohol dehydrogenase family protein: protein MKDTMLAAVFTAPGKLELQQVPVPKIQAPDQVLLKVLAASICGTDLHILHVPPGHPGTVGSILCHEYVGEVLEVGSAVTEFAIGDHVVVDPNLTCGSCCNYCKNGMPNMCSNMTTLGIFMDGGFAEYNVAPARALHKISKDVPPEIAVFAEPLSCVVNATQKIKLQPGETAVVLGAGPIGLYFTQIFKASGAGKIIVAEISSFRQHYARVSGADVVVNPAQENLVQIVQEHTGGLGADVVVDAVGTLLKDAIQIARRGGRILLFGQNQNARAEIAQNDITRNELTIMGSFIAKYTFPPTIKLIESGILPLEKLITHRLPLREIEQGFDAMRRGEAIEVVIFPHQE from the coding sequence ATGAAGGATACGATGTTAGCGGCCGTATTTACCGCGCCGGGAAAACTGGAACTCCAGCAGGTGCCTGTACCTAAAATACAGGCACCCGACCAGGTCCTTCTCAAAGTGCTGGCCGCCAGCATTTGTGGCACCGACCTGCATATCTTGCACGTTCCACCCGGTCACCCCGGTACTGTGGGCAGCATCCTCTGCCATGAGTATGTGGGCGAGGTGCTGGAAGTGGGTTCAGCCGTGACGGAATTTGCCATAGGTGACCATGTGGTGGTGGATCCCAACCTGACCTGCGGCAGTTGCTGCAATTACTGCAAGAATGGGATGCCCAACATGTGTAGCAACATGACCACGCTGGGCATTTTCATGGATGGAGGATTTGCCGAGTACAATGTGGCACCCGCCAGGGCTCTGCACAAGATCAGCAAGGACGTGCCGCCGGAAATAGCGGTATTTGCCGAGCCCCTTTCCTGCGTGGTCAACGCCACACAGAAAATCAAACTGCAGCCCGGTGAAACGGCTGTTGTCCTGGGGGCAGGACCGATTGGTTTGTATTTCACCCAGATCTTCAAGGCTTCCGGTGCCGGCAAAATCATAGTTGCCGAAATTTCCTCCTTCCGCCAGCACTATGCCCGCGTAAGCGGCGCTGATGTGGTGGTTAACCCGGCCCAGGAAAACCTGGTCCAGATCGTGCAAGAACACACCGGCGGTCTGGGTGCCGACGTAGTAGTGGACGCCGTGGGCACTCTGCTCAAGGATGCTATTCAGATAGCCCGGCGGGGCGGACGCATCCTGCTTTTCGGTCAGAACCAGAACGCCCGCGCCGAGATTGCCCAGAACGACATCACGCGCAACGAATTAACCATTATGGGCAGCTTTATAGCCAAATACACCTTTCCGCCCACGATCAAGCTGATTGAAAGCGGCATCTTGCCGCTGGAAAAGCTGATTACCCACCGTTTGCCCCTGCGGGAAATCGAACAGGGTTTTGACGCTATGCGGCGGGGAGAAGCAATTGAAGTGGTGATATTCCCGCACCAGGAGTAA
- the iolN gene encoding 3-dehydro-scyllo-inosose hydrolase, translated as MSKWGLPLKDAGSMDKNDGIYLQNMTWAQVEERLKKCDLIIIPVGATEAHGPHACLGEDTFLVTRMAELVAKRTGCTVSQPLWWGSHPYHHMGMPGTVILPEEIFIGVLKSVMAGYWNTGFRKMILLNGHGQEYVIPTAIHQFAKTYQVPMVVCNVNWYHAIQDQFKLKSEGGPYETHFIHADEVETSWSLALFPEMIDMSKAVDTNVRGFMPDGHIDKAGNLLHRPIAWYGQVGMGPIEVAAYPEGVVGKATLASAEKAIPGIEKFLDYLTKLVNDIMEKFPPGQLPPIEDVTQRPREEVEAVLKGPLAPGGRSIYSLRWPPA; from the coding sequence ATGAGCAAATGGGGTTTACCTCTGAAGGATGCCGGCAGTATGGATAAGAATGACGGCATCTACTTGCAAAATATGACCTGGGCCCAGGTAGAAGAGAGATTGAAAAAATGCGACCTGATTATTATTCCGGTGGGTGCCACCGAAGCCCACGGGCCGCACGCCTGCCTGGGTGAAGACACCTTCCTGGTTACCCGCATGGCCGAACTGGTGGCCAAAAGGACCGGCTGCACCGTATCCCAACCGCTCTGGTGGGGTTCCCACCCCTACCACCATATGGGCATGCCCGGCACAGTAATTCTGCCGGAAGAAATCTTCATCGGTGTGCTCAAGTCGGTCATGGCCGGCTACTGGAACACCGGCTTCCGTAAAATGATTCTGCTCAACGGCCACGGCCAGGAGTATGTCATTCCCACGGCCATTCACCAGTTTGCCAAAACATACCAGGTACCCATGGTGGTGTGCAATGTCAACTGGTACCACGCCATTCAGGACCAGTTCAAACTGAAGAGCGAGGGCGGCCCGTACGAAACTCACTTCATCCATGCTGACGAAGTGGAAACTTCCTGGTCGCTGGCCCTGTTCCCGGAAATGATTGATATGAGCAAAGCGGTGGACACCAACGTGCGCGGCTTCATGCCCGACGGCCATATCGACAAAGCCGGCAACCTGCTGCACCGCCCCATTGCCTGGTACGGACAGGTGGGCATGGGTCCCATTGAAGTGGCGGCCTATCCGGAAGGTGTTGTGGGCAAGGCCACTCTGGCCAGCGCGGAAAAAGCTATTCCGGGCATTGAGAAATTCCTGGATTACTTGACCAAACTGGTTAACGACATTATGGAAAAATTCCCGCCCGGTCAGCTGCCGCCCATCGAAGATGTAACCCAACGCCCCAGGGAAGAAGTGGAAGCCGTACTGAAAGGCCCCCTGGCACCCGGCGGTCGCAGCATTTACAGCCTGCGTTGGCCTCCCGCGTAA
- the iolO gene encoding 5-keto-L-gluconate epimerase: MQTCLVVSGPAQFAALAFKDSLEKGVQCVADLGFDAVELAIRDPEQVDASGLKTLLQKLGLPVVAIGTGQAYGEEGLSFTDPRAEVRWAAIERVKKHIDLAAKLDAMVIIGLIRGRRVDGVTQEQAVQWLLEALCQCAGHAVPQQVRLVLEPINRYETNLLNTVAETMDLIRQSGCSNIGILYDTFHANIEEADMHRAIREAGQLLWHVHTADSNRWAPGFGHLDFTSLVVTLRGIGYRGALSAEILPLPDPESSARQAREFLKKLTRSH; the protein is encoded by the coding sequence GTGCAAACATGTCTGGTTGTTTCCGGTCCGGCCCAATTTGCTGCCCTGGCCTTTAAGGATTCACTGGAGAAGGGCGTCCAGTGCGTGGCCGACCTGGGTTTTGATGCCGTAGAACTGGCCATCCGCGATCCAGAACAGGTGGACGCCAGCGGTCTGAAAACATTATTACAAAAACTGGGGTTGCCGGTTGTAGCAATTGGTACCGGTCAGGCTTATGGCGAAGAAGGATTAAGTTTTACCGATCCCCGGGCGGAAGTTCGCTGGGCGGCCATAGAGCGGGTGAAAAAACACATCGACCTGGCGGCCAAACTGGACGCCATGGTGATCATAGGCCTGATCCGCGGCCGCCGCGTGGACGGTGTTACCCAGGAACAGGCGGTACAGTGGCTGCTGGAAGCCCTGTGCCAATGCGCTGGCCATGCCGTTCCCCAGCAGGTGCGCCTGGTCCTGGAGCCTATCAATCGCTACGAAACCAACCTACTAAATACTGTGGCTGAAACCATGGATCTGATCAGGCAGTCCGGTTGCAGCAACATTGGCATTTTGTATGATACTTTCCACGCCAATATAGAAGAGGCCGATATGCACAGAGCTATCCGGGAAGCCGGGCAGCTCCTGTGGCATGTCCACACTGCCGACAGCAACCGCTGGGCTCCCGGCTTTGGCCACCTGGATTTTACCTCATTGGTGGTCACGTTGCGGGGCATTGGTTACCGGGGAGCGCTTTCGGCGGAAATATTGCCACTGCCCGATCCGGAAAGCAGCGCCCGCCAGGCCCGGGAATTTTTAAAAAAGCTCACCCGAAGTCATTAA
- a CDS encoding sugar kinase, whose translation MSKKVVTFGEIMLRLSTPNHLRFTQADSFDVTYGGGESNVAVSLAHFGLQACYVTKVPDNPIGQSAINHLRRFGVDTSYIVRGGKRLGIYFLESGIAQRPSKVVYDRAGSAIAEARPEDFDWEKIFTGASWFHWTGITPAISDSTASCVLEACRAAKKAGLTISCDLNYRKKLWSKEKARQVMTELMQYVDVCIGNEEDAADVFGIKAAESDITSGKLNLEGYKDVARQLQQTFNFQYVAITLRESFSASHNGWSALLYDGKEYYHPRRYDITPILDRVGGGDSFGAGLIYSLLTGKHPQEAINFAVAASCLKHTIHGDFNLVTLDEVELLAKGDGSGRVQR comes from the coding sequence ATGAGCAAAAAAGTGGTCACTTTTGGTGAAATAATGCTGCGCCTTTCCACTCCCAACCATTTGCGCTTTACCCAGGCCGACAGTTTTGATGTCACCTACGGCGGGGGAGAATCCAACGTGGCGGTTTCCCTGGCCCACTTCGGCCTGCAGGCCTGTTATGTAACCAAAGTGCCGGACAACCCCATCGGCCAGTCTGCCATCAACCACCTGCGCCGCTTTGGCGTGGACACTTCCTATATTGTACGAGGTGGCAAGCGCCTGGGCATCTATTTCCTGGAAAGTGGCATTGCCCAGCGTCCATCCAAGGTGGTATACGACCGGGCCGGTTCCGCTATTGCCGAAGCCAGACCCGAGGATTTCGACTGGGAGAAAATTTTTACCGGAGCCAGCTGGTTTCACTGGACGGGCATTACGCCGGCCATCAGCGATAGCACGGCCAGCTGTGTGCTGGAGGCCTGCCGGGCGGCCAAAAAAGCCGGCCTGACCATCAGCTGCGACCTGAATTACCGCAAAAAACTCTGGAGCAAGGAAAAGGCCCGGCAGGTCATGACCGAGCTGATGCAATATGTGGACGTGTGCATTGGCAATGAAGAAGATGCTGCAGATGTTTTTGGCATCAAGGCCGCCGAGTCCGACATCACCAGCGGTAAGTTGAACCTGGAGGGTTACAAGGATGTGGCGCGCCAACTGCAACAGACCTTTAACTTCCAGTATGTGGCCATCACTTTGCGGGAAAGCTTTTCCGCTTCTCATAACGGCTGGTCAGCTTTGCTTTACGACGGTAAGGAATACTACCATCCCCGCCGTTACGATATCACTCCCATCCTGGACCGGGTGGGTGGCGGTGACTCCTTCGGTGCCGGCTTGATTTACTCTCTGCTGACAGGGAAGCATCCTCAGGAGGCCATTAATTTTGCCGTGGCTGCCTCCTGCCTCAAACACACCATTCATGGCGACTTCAACCTGGTTACTCTGGATGAAGTGGAACTGCTGGCCAAGGGTGATGGCAGCGGCCGGGTACAGCGCTAG
- a CDS encoding bifunctional 2-keto-4-hydroxyglutarate aldolase/2-keto-3-deoxy-6-phosphogluconate aldolase encodes MLKKHAQLNRILEAGIVAVIRADNAEKAMRVIEAVRKGGIPAIEVTMTVPGAIEVIRQLATTFSEEEMLIGAGTVLDPETARACILAGAQYIVSPGFNPDTVRLCNRYQKICMPGCTTVTEILAAMELGVDVVKLFPGELFGPQAIKAIRGPLPQANIMPTGGVSLDNVEQWIKAGAVAVGVGSDITKQGLAEGNYDLITEKARAYVEKIARARGRCMTPIC; translated from the coding sequence ATGCTGAAAAAACACGCCCAGTTAAACAGAATTCTGGAAGCCGGCATAGTGGCAGTCATTCGCGCCGACAATGCCGAAAAAGCCATGCGGGTGATTGAAGCCGTGCGCAAAGGTGGTATTCCGGCCATTGAAGTGACCATGACCGTCCCCGGGGCCATCGAGGTCATCCGCCAACTGGCTACTACATTCAGTGAAGAGGAAATGCTGATTGGTGCAGGCACTGTGCTGGATCCGGAGACCGCCCGCGCCTGCATTCTGGCCGGAGCTCAGTACATTGTCAGTCCAGGCTTCAATCCGGACACGGTGCGCCTGTGCAACCGCTACCAGAAGATCTGCATGCCGGGCTGTACCACGGTGACCGAGATCCTGGCGGCCATGGAGCTGGGGGTGGACGTGGTCAAATTGTTCCCGGGCGAACTCTTCGGCCCGCAGGCCATTAAAGCCATCCGCGGTCCGCTACCCCAGGCCAATATCATGCCCACCGGCGGGGTCAGCCTGGACAACGTGGAACAATGGATCAAGGCCGGCGCCGTAGCTGTGGGTGTGGGCAGCGACATCACCAAGCAGGGTCTGGCCGAGGGCAACTACGATTTAATCACTGAAAAAGCACGCGCTTATGTGGAAAAAATTGCCCGGGCCAGAGGGCGCTGCATGACGCCAATTTGCTGA
- a CDS encoding Gfo/Idh/MocA family protein: MTKIRAGIIGTGKAARAHIEALRRLGFVEIAGICGSNRAHTEQQARQLFIERVYCDYRNLLSDPDIDVVHVCTTNDRHYEVNKDALLAGKHVVSEKPLAVTPKQARELAIIAKEKGLCTAVMFNYRMYAMVQEARRLVAGKTLGRINLVRGGYLQDWLLTATDFDWRLQTEQGGPSGVLADIASHWCDLVEYISGDNIVAVLADTAVIHRRRRDAQGQWHKVNAPEYASVLLQFASGARGVFTVSQVSPGHKNNLFLTIDGSLASLTWRQEDPEKVCLGRREEGYQYIVKDAGRPGTVKELCHYPPGHIEGWPDGVKNLLLKFYSYLREKGAAQLLSLQPHWPDAPAWPTFADGYRSVRLVEAMLTSASSGNVWVRIDDNWEV; encoded by the coding sequence ATGACCAAGATCCGAGCCGGCATTATTGGTACCGGCAAAGCCGCCCGCGCTCACATTGAAGCGCTACGCCGCCTGGGTTTTGTGGAGATTGCAGGAATTTGCGGCTCAAACCGGGCTCACACCGAGCAACAGGCCCGGCAGCTGTTTATTGAGCGTGTCTACTGTGACTACCGGAACCTGTTGTCCGACCCGGACATTGATGTGGTACACGTATGCACCACAAACGACCGGCACTATGAGGTCAACAAAGACGCGCTGCTGGCCGGTAAGCATGTGGTCAGTGAAAAACCTTTGGCCGTAACACCCAAGCAAGCCCGCGAATTGGCAATAATAGCAAAAGAAAAAGGCCTGTGCACCGCGGTCATGTTCAACTACCGCATGTATGCCATGGTGCAGGAAGCCAGAAGGTTAGTGGCAGGAAAAACGCTGGGCCGCATTAATCTGGTGCGCGGTGGTTACCTGCAGGACTGGTTGCTGACGGCCACCGACTTCGACTGGCGCCTGCAAACAGAGCAGGGCGGGCCGAGCGGTGTTTTGGCCGATATTGCTTCCCACTGGTGTGATCTGGTAGAGTATATTAGTGGCGACAATATAGTTGCCGTGCTGGCGGATACCGCGGTCATCCACCGGCGACGCCGGGACGCGCAGGGACAATGGCACAAGGTCAACGCCCCCGAATATGCCAGCGTATTGCTGCAGTTCGCCTCGGGAGCCAGAGGGGTATTTACCGTATCCCAGGTCAGCCCCGGACACAAAAACAACCTCTTTTTGACCATAGACGGCAGCCTGGCCTCTCTGACCTGGCGGCAGGAGGATCCGGAAAAGGTCTGCCTGGGTCGACGGGAGGAAGGTTATCAATATATTGTAAAAGATGCTGGACGCCCCGGCACAGTAAAGGAATTGTGCCATTACCCGCCCGGACACATTGAAGGCTGGCCGGACGGCGTGAAAAACCTGCTGCTCAAATTTTACAGTTACTTGCGGGAAAAGGGCGCCGCACAGCTTTTATCACTTCAACCCCACTGGCCGGACGCGCCGGCCTGGCCCACATTTGCGGACGGCTACCGGTCTGTACGGCTGGTGGAAGCCATGCTCACCAGCGCGTCCTCCGGCAACGTATGGGTGAGAATAGACGATAATTGGGAAGTATAA
- a CDS encoding NAD(P)/FAD-dependent oxidoreductase produces MSSQVLIIGAGPAGMMAAIAAARTGAKVIVLEKNDRPGRKMALTGGGRCNFTHDSSPRAMVEAIAGNGKFLFSALHSFTSQDCRDFFARLGVPSVVEDGGRVFPRAGDARQMVTVLAAHARQLGVDFRFNSHVNDLLLSPGKVRVLGVRLVGGQIMASRVIIATGGMSYPATGSTGDGYELARRAGHSIMPPIPASVPLVCSNDWIKNRRVQGVSLSGISLTVQGSNQKPLVQSEGDLVFTHWGISGPAVLRASRNVSVYLYRNNSGNPQTALPALIDLYPRVDISELLAKLGHMARQNPRKNLLNIVKQLIPHSLARVLLELGGLPPEQQSAQTGKAAWQNLARLLKNLPIFITGTRPLAEATVTAGGVDVGQIDPRSMASRLAQGLYFAGEVMDVDGPTGGYNLHIAFATGYLAGTAAAQAGTG; encoded by the coding sequence ATGTCGTCACAAGTTCTGATCATCGGTGCCGGCCCGGCCGGTATGATGGCGGCCATCGCCGCGGCCCGGACGGGAGCTAAAGTAATAGTGCTGGAAAAAAACGACCGGCCCGGCCGCAAGATGGCGCTCACCGGGGGCGGACGCTGCAACTTTACCCATGACAGCTCGCCCCGGGCCATGGTGGAAGCCATCGCCGGCAATGGTAAATTTCTTTTCAGCGCCCTGCACAGCTTCACCAGCCAGGACTGCCGGGATTTTTTCGCCCGTTTGGGTGTGCCCTCGGTAGTGGAGGACGGGGGACGGGTTTTCCCCCGGGCGGGAGATGCCCGGCAGATGGTGACCGTTTTGGCCGCACATGCCCGGCAGTTGGGAGTGGACTTCCGCTTCAACAGCCATGTAAACGACCTGCTGCTGTCGCCCGGGAAAGTCAGAGTGCTGGGGGTGCGGCTGGTTGGTGGTCAGATTATGGCCAGCCGGGTGATCATTGCCACCGGGGGCATGTCCTATCCAGCCACCGGCTCCACCGGTGACGGTTATGAACTGGCCCGCCGGGCCGGGCACAGCATTATGCCGCCCATCCCGGCCTCGGTTCCTCTGGTCTGCAGCAACGACTGGATCAAGAACCGGCGGGTGCAGGGAGTGAGCCTGTCCGGCATCAGCCTGACCGTGCAGGGCAGTAACCAAAAACCACTGGTCCAAAGCGAGGGCGACCTGGTGTTCACCCACTGGGGAATCTCCGGGCCGGCTGTGTTGCGGGCCAGCCGTAACGTGTCGGTTTATCTGTATCGCAACAACTCAGGCAACCCTCAAACAGCCCTGCCGGCTTTAATAGACTTGTATCCCAGGGTTGATATCAGTGAGTTGCTGGCCAAATTAGGCCACATGGCCCGGCAAAATCCTCGCAAAAATCTGCTCAATATCGTCAAGCAACTGATACCCCATTCCCTGGCCCGGGTGCTGCTGGAACTGGGCGGTTTACCACCGGAACAACAGTCCGCCCAAACCGGCAAAGCAGCCTGGCAAAACTTAGCCAGGCTGCTGAAAAATCTCCCTATTTTTATTACAGGTACTCGCCCGCTGGCCGAAGCCACTGTAACAGCAGGCGGAGTGGATGTGGGGCAGATCGACCCGCGCAGCATGGCCTCGCGCCTGGCGCAGGGGCTGTATTTTGCCGGCGAGGTTATGGATGTGGACGGGCCCACCGGCGGGTACAACCTGCACATTGCCTTTGCCACCGGGTATCTGGCCGGCACCGCGGCGGCCCAGGCCGGAACTGGCTGA
- a CDS encoding aldehyde ferredoxin oxidoreductase family protein, protein MKGFFGKILRIDVGSRTFQVEEIGGRVLSRLLGGKGLGSYLLLREVPAGIDPLGPHNKLIFTWGPLTGTVAPGASRYGVYSKSPQTGLYGESYAGGLVAAAMRRTGYDAVIIQGRADSPVWLEISGGEVVFHPAGAIWGQDTYAASAAMLQQVAVPDAQAVVIGPAGENRVAFACLENNNWRSAGRTGMGAVLGSKLVKGLVFHGQSPFSVFDETLLKDVVRQIRQQALGQPGVNTYRTYGTTVMVGVMNGARAFPAAYWRKGTLEQWQQLSGDTFLQNFAVKPRACPNCFMACAKMVHMESDRYGRVTIEGPEYETIFAFGGLCQIASLEDIIYINDLCDRLGLDTISAGNLVGLVMEAVRCGRLDYPLQYGDATGTVQLLKDMAARRDLGGVLAQGIVVAARELGLEDLAVHVKGLEPPGYDPRVLKGMGLAYATSTRGACHLRATFYKPELSGVIDPATVEGKARLFIDYENRLTIFNTQIFCLFFRDLLGWPELSRLIHAATGVEYTQARLEKMANEIITITRLFNAREGASKAMDTLPERFFAESINNGQNRLTREELSCMVDEYYSLRGWQDDGYPLDQDLMEFLAT, encoded by the coding sequence ATGAAAGGATTTTTCGGGAAGATTTTGCGCATAGATGTGGGCAGCCGCACTTTTCAGGTGGAAGAAATCGGCGGGAGGGTCTTGTCCCGCCTACTGGGCGGCAAGGGGTTGGGCAGCTATCTGCTGCTACGGGAAGTGCCGGCCGGTATCGACCCGCTGGGGCCGCATAACAAGCTGATTTTCACCTGGGGGCCATTGACGGGCACGGTGGCGCCCGGCGCCAGCCGCTACGGCGTGTACAGCAAATCGCCCCAGACCGGTCTGTACGGCGAATCCTATGCCGGTGGCCTGGTTGCGGCGGCCATGCGGCGCACGGGGTATGATGCCGTGATCATCCAGGGCCGGGCCGACAGCCCGGTCTGGCTGGAGATTTCCGGTGGAGAAGTGGTTTTTCACCCGGCCGGAGCCATCTGGGGGCAGGATACCTATGCGGCCAGTGCGGCCATGCTGCAACAGGTGGCGGTGCCAGACGCTCAGGCCGTGGTCATTGGACCGGCCGGGGAAAACCGGGTGGCTTTTGCCTGTCTGGAAAACAACAACTGGCGCTCGGCCGGACGCACCGGCATGGGAGCGGTGCTGGGCAGCAAGCTGGTGAAGGGACTGGTCTTCCATGGCCAAAGCCCCTTTTCCGTCTTTGACGAAACGCTGCTCAAAGACGTGGTGCGCCAGATCCGCCAGCAGGCCCTGGGACAACCCGGAGTGAACACCTACCGCACTTACGGCACCACGGTGATGGTGGGTGTGATGAACGGCGCCCGGGCCTTCCCCGCTGCCTACTGGCGGAAAGGGACCCTGGAGCAGTGGCAGCAATTGAGCGGCGACACTTTTTTGCAAAACTTTGCGGTTAAACCCCGGGCTTGCCCCAACTGTTTCATGGCCTGTGCCAAGATGGTGCATATGGAAAGCGACCGCTACGGCCGGGTCACCATTGAGGGACCGGAGTACGAAACCATTTTCGCCTTTGGTGGACTGTGTCAAATTGCCAGCCTGGAGGACATTATCTACATCAATGACCTGTGCGACCGTCTGGGGCTGGACACCATTTCAGCCGGCAACCTGGTGGGGCTGGTCATGGAGGCGGTGCGCTGCGGCCGGCTGGACTACCCGTTGCAGTACGGCGATGCGACCGGCACGGTACAACTCCTAAAGGATATGGCTGCCCGGCGGGATTTGGGAGGTGTGCTGGCTCAAGGTATTGTGGTCGCAGCCCGGGAACTGGGTCTGGAGGATTTGGCCGTGCATGTGAAGGGATTGGAGCCGCCCGGTTATGACCCGCGGGTGCTGAAAGGGATGGGGTTGGCCTATGCCACTTCTACCCGGGGTGCCTGCCACCTGCGGGCTACTTTTTACAAACCCGAACTGAGCGGTGTGATTGACCCGGCCACCGTAGAAGGGAAGGCCAGGCTTTTTATTGATTATGAAAACCGCCTGACCATTTTCAATACCCAGATTTTCTGCCTTTTCTTCCGTGACCTGCTGGGCTGGCCCGAATTGAGCCGCCTGATCCACGCTGCTACCGGTGTGGAGTACACCCAGGCCCGGCTGGAGAAAATGGCCAATGAGATTATAACCATTACCCGCCTGTTCAACGCCCGGGAGGGAGCAAGCAAGGCCATGGATACACTGCCCGAGCGCTTTTTTGCCGAAAGCATCAACAATGGACAAAACCGGCTGACCAGGGAAGAATTGAGCTGCATGGTCGACGAGTATTACAGTCTGCGCGGCTGGCAGGATGACGGATATCCGCTGGATCAGGATCTGATGGAGTTCTTAGCCACCTGA
- a CDS encoding MoaD/ThiS family protein has protein sequence MREEKQGLQVYLGVLLARQSRFAPAANAVQLPAGACRDVADLLAYLGLSPTLIGMVVVNGQRAGLDTPLPEEGQVYLFPCLAGG, from the coding sequence GTGCGGGAAGAAAAACAGGGGTTGCAGGTTTATCTGGGGGTGCTGCTGGCCCGTCAGAGCAGGTTTGCACCCGCTGCCAACGCGGTACAACTGCCGGCCGGGGCCTGCCGCGATGTAGCCGATTTGCTGGCTTATCTGGGTCTTTCCCCCACCCTGATCGGCATGGTGGTGGTAAACGGACAGCGGGCCGGTCTGGACACGCCGCTGCCGGAAGAAGGCCAGGTGTATCTATTTCCCTGTCTGGCCGGGGGCTAA